The window CCTAACATATACAGTTTGGTCCAAAAAAAATAAGCTACAATAGGGCATATCCTTAtgcctaattatatatataagatgtgCTACGAGTTTGAGATTGTCGGAATCATGacctttttataaaattcaaacacTCTAGGTGTGTAATGTTTGAGTCAATCGTTACTCCGTTAAAATGTCTAGATTGGGCTgcgaacaaaaaaaaaaaaaactttgagtTCTAAGGAGAAGGCATTTATTTTAGTCttgtttcatatatttatatatatattatattatatagtttgGTGACTGGTTAATTATAATTGGGAAGCAGAGAAGTGAAGTGGAGAAGGTGGAGAGAGAAAATCACGCGTATGGTATTTACTGGTCgaatacaaaaatacaaatacaaatctATTTTACGAGAAGGAGTAGTATTTTATTGGATTGGCTCTGACGAAAAAGGTTGCTTCTtttactattttcttttttaggTTTCAATTTCTTGCTTTGTAAAAATGGCGACCTCACTAGAGAAGGAGACTCTCAGCACTGCTGCTGCTGAAGATGAAGTTGTTTCCTTGGAACTCCCTGCTCCTTCTGGATGGAAGAAGAAggttcttttctttctcttttcaattcACTTGTTTTCTCATCACTTCTAGGTTtgtttcttcaatttcatcTCTGTTTTAGCAATTATGTGTCGAATTTGTTGAATTCCCAACTTCCCATACCTAATTAGGAACGTTTTGCTTCTAGGGTTCGTTTTTCTTTTTACTTTTCTTCTTCTCCCAGCTTCTCTGAACAATTTCGCCCTTTTTAAGTTGTTGACTCTTTTACTCTTTCTGAAGATCTATCTGAATAACGGATAGAGTAACATATGCGGACATTTATAAAGATTTATGCTTTTAcgggttggttggttggtttcGTAGAGGGCTCTGCTTCAAAGAGTTTCCttgaaattagggttttgtttCTTCAAGTTCATCCTTACTCCCTTAACAATTGACCTAGTATTCGTCTCTGTTTTAGCAATTATGTGTCGAATTTGCTGAATTCCCCACTTTCCCATACCTAATTGATTCTCGACCCTGAAATTAGGAACGTTCTGTTTCTAGGGTTCgggatttttatttttcttcgcCCTTTTGAAGTTGACTCTTTTACTCTTTCTGAAGATCTATATGAataatggaaaaattaacataTACTGGCATTTATAAAGATTTATGCTTTTACGGGTTGGTTGGTTTCCTCTAGAGGGTTCTACTTCAAAGGGGTTCCTTGAAATTAGGGTTTCCAAAATTAGGAACTCAAATATTAGTTTGTGCTCATTTCTGTAAAACCAGATTTCAATTCTTTGTGTTTAAGATTTAGGAATTAGGGTTTCTTCTTTTCCCTGCAGTACACGCCCAAAATGGGAGGAACTCCAAACAAGAACGAAATCGTTTTCACTGCCCCAACAGGGGAGGATATCTCTAACAGAAGACAGTTGGAGCAGTATCTGAAAGGGCATCCTGGCGGCCCAGCCATAACGGAGTTTGATTGGGGAACTGGTGAAACTCCGAGGAGATCTGCGAGAATCAGCGATAGGGTCAAGGCAAAAGCCCTacctcatgaatttgaatctCCAATGAAACGGAAGAGGACTCCAACTTCAAGgaaggaaaaagagaaaaaggtcccaactgaagaaaccgaggAAGGAGCAAAAGAAGATGGTGACGAGGAAACCAAGAATGATACtgttatggaagatgaagaCGAGAAAAAGGAATCTGTTGAAGATACTACAGTcgagaagaaagaagacaatCCCGATGTTGAGATGGTTGATCTTGTTGAAGAAGTGGACCAAACTCCATCTGAGGCTGAAGAGAAGATTGAATCTGAGGAACCACCGAAGAAATCAGAGCCAGTGAAAGAGGAAGAAGACAAGAAACCAGAAATTGAAGTAGATGAGATAAAACAGACTAGTGAAAATGTATTAGCAGGTGAAGCAGCTAGTAATgggaaagaagatgaaaaagcTGATGAGAAAATTAAcacagttgaagaagaaaaaaagatagCTGATGAGCAAATTGATACAGTCGAAGAAGGAAAGATAGCTGATGAGCAAATTGATACAGTCAAAGAAGAAAAGGTAGCTGATGAGCAAATTGATACAGTGGAAGAAGAAAAGATAGCTGATGAGCAAATTGATACAGTGGAAGAAGAAAAGATAGCTGATGAACAAATTGATACAGTCGAAGAAGAAAAGAGTAAGATAACTGATGACCAAATTCACACagtcgaagaagaagaagaagaagaaaagggcAAGATAGGCGATGGACAAATTAGCACAGTGGAAGCAAAAGAGGAAGAAAAGAGCAAGATAGGTGATGAGAAAATTAGCGCAGTcgaggaaaaagaagaaaaggcTGCCGAAGCTGTGGAGAATGGCAGCCATGAGTAGTTCATGGGGAAATTGGGCATAATATTATGTATGAATTGTGTCAGTAATCAATCTCTTACCTTTCTTTCTGACTGTTATCTCTGTTTTTAGGTTTATGAATTATGTTGGATGACTGTAGTGTTGTTGATAAATCAACATAGGATTATCTCTCTAATTGTTCTGAATAATAATATGTATGCATGTCTGTCTGTCTGTATGTCTGTCTGGTCTGTAAGTCTATCTGGTCTGTAAAGTCTTAGCTTAGGCTTCAAGTTTCTGTTGCATAGGTTAGACACAGTTTGAACCTTTTGCACAGATCTCCCCTCCTTTGTTGTGGTTTTTAGATGTTGTAATTTCGAATAAATTGTTACTCATCTTATATTCATTTCTGATTCTGTTCTTCAAATTGCCTGCATTTACATCaagtatgaaaacatgtcatgcttttcaaataatccaagacGAAACAAGGCCTAAAACATGAAGTAAGTTTTGCAGCAGGTGGATAGATCATACTTTTTTGATGCTAAGTTCTTCAGCATATTCTCTGCATTCACAACTGTTGATTTTTAGTAATTTGCTTAACAATTCCTATTTCAAGTAAGGCCAAATTGACTGGTAGTTGATTTTGGATAGGACATGAATGATATTTTAATgactcaaatattaaatttccaTGAAAAGAGTGCCAAAAGGTCATGTTTAGAATATAAATGGTGTCTCTTGGAGATATTACAGGGACAATAATGAAACGAAAAATTTACCAAAGTAGAAAGTGAGAAGATTGtaagaacaaaatatttaaaaaacgatACAACTCAATAAGACAGGTTCTTAAGAGACAAATGTTACAGGTTTGATTATCACTTAAAACGCCTTACATTGAACTTGTTGTCATAGCTTAATATAGATCAAAGTCGCAAAAATCGAGACTAATAGAATAAATTCACAGTTCCAATCCCTTAGTTTGTTACTAATCATAcctcttttataaaaaaaaaaaaaaaaaaaaaaagtatattttttcaaatcccacctaaatcaaatacaaataaaacCCAAATATCTATCAAACTAACTCAATTTGAGTTTGAATTCAATTAAAATCTTAGATAAATCCTTAGTCGCTAAATCCTAACTGCATCAGATTGATCTccccttttcatttatttaatcaaagtgtgttgttattatataattgtataCCATATAGTTTTGAGTGCTGAATAAATTAATCTATTTGAACCAGCCGGACagctatatataattaataatatgttatattatatacatagaTTAGTTGGGAATTTGTACATAAATCTTGATCATCGCAACAATAGTTTCTGTCGATTTTATTCATAGAAAAATCATGGCTGGTTTATTCGACAAACAAGCCGAGATATATGCAGACGCGAGGCCTACTTACCCGAAAGAATGGTATTCAATGTTGGCCGGTCTAACCTCTTCCCACACTCTTGCTTGGGATGTAGCCACGGGCAATGGTCAAGCCGCTATCGGTGTAAGTCCCcgtgttgtgttgtgttgtttaattttattttaatgtaactTATAATCTTTTTGTGCATGATAAGGTTGCCGAGTACTATGAGCATGTTGTCGCAACTGAAGTGAGCAAGGAACAATTAAACCATGTTAAGCCACATCCTAGGATTCGTTACGAACACACTCCACTATCGTTGAATGATGATGATCTTGTAAAGTTGGTTGGGGGTGAAGGTACCGTGGATTTGATCACGGTGGCGACTGCAATTCATTGGTTTGACCTGTCGAGATTTTACTCGGTTGTGAACCGTTTGTTGCGAACCCCTGGGGGAGTATTGGCCGTGTGGACCTATAGTGGTTTCGAGGTTTTCCCTTTGTTTGACGTGGTCTTCAAGCGATTCTCCGACACCACTCTTCCTTATTTTGACCCAAAAGTTAAGTATGTGTTGGAAGAATATCGCACTCTTCCGTTCCCATTCGAACGCATACCGGGTACGTTATAATGTTATAGTATTCTTTATTAGAAAAGGTATTGAAAAAAATGTCCATTTGAATTTCCAATACAACAATGTACATTAATACAAAttgatattcaatttttttgttgTGTTGCATCCTAAACTTGTTATCATTGTTCAAATTAATCCTTCAACTTTTcgagcatatatatataatgttgaataaatattgtttgattttaggtttggaTTTGGGCTTCGAGGGCAACCCCAAGCCCATGGACATGAAAAGGGAGGTGTCGTTCGCGGGTTTCTTAAGGTTTTTGCGTTCATACTCGGGCGTAACCACAGCCAAAGAAAGAGGGGTTGATTTGCTTTCCAAAGAGGTTGTGGGAGAGCTTGAGTCAGCTTGGGGTGGCCCTAGTTTGATTCGAAAAGTGGTTTACAAGGGGTGGATGCTTATAGGACgagtaaaaaaatgaagaaattgaaaaataacgATAGTTAATAactcttattatatttatctagTCTTTTTTCTTGTTTAATTGCAAATTGCAACTCAATAATCAAGTGATTAATAAACTAAATGTGTGACAGGgatattagtatattgtatatatcttgttaccttgtttagattcctagattagtgggttaccttgtttagattcctagattagtggtttaccttattaagagtcttttgactagtatatattgtaacattgtttatcaataataaccatgggattaatctctatcatggtatcagagtaaagatcctctcaagatcatcaatcgaattttttttctcttcctcccaccttgctgcctcacgcacaaacttctaatgtctgtcccacctactaattcagactcctcctccaatcaaagtcagacgcccaccaccatgtctgtttctcaataccactctgctttctctgttaacaatctccgctccataattcctatcaccctagagatgggtagcgaggaatatctctcttgggcagaccttctcgaaaaccactgcttgattcacaatgtttacgaacatctcaaaccaaaaactcccaacgcctccgaaacaccttcaacatcttccgagaccgactctcttctgtggaaacgccttgacgcccttgtcaagcaatggatatttggaacaatatccaaggatctactaaacacgatccaaaaacctggtatgacggctgctcaggcttgggaacgtttagcgaatatatttcaagataacacaggttctcgcgctatgtatcttgaaaataggttttctcaaattcgtctcaatgatttcccaaacatgagtgcttattgcactgaattgaagatgattgcggatcaacttgctaatgttgattgccccgtttctgaaaatcgactggtgttgcgtctacttgggggtttgaatgaaaactacgaaacaatcgccaccataataggtcaaaagaagcctctcccatctttctacgatgctagatctgatttgctccttgttgaaacaaggaaggatgaattcgtccacacaaacacctcttttattgcctcggacgatcgtagccaaggccgcggaaacaactctagccaatcagcccgtgctaccggccagcagcagcagcagggcaCCTCTAGCGCGCAGGAACAGGCCGGCCAGGGCCGAGGACGCAGCCAGCGCGGCAGAGGACGCGGTCGCAACACCAGCCGCACATACCACCAGCAGCAGCAATTCTGGGCACCTCCTGGCCAACAGCAATGGGCACAGTGGGCGCCTGCGGGCTGGACAGCACCCCCTTGTCCCTACCCGACACAACAGATCTGGCCGCAGCAGCAAAGCGCCCCCTGGCACGCATCTGGTCAACAGCAACAAGGCGCCTCCTGGCGCGGTTCTGGCTATCAGCAGCAACACACTCGGACAGCAGGAGCAGGCGCACTCGGTTCTCGGCCACAGCAGGCCTACATGGCTGAGACGAGCCAGCAGCAGCCCCAAAGTTACGTTGCAACCGATATCAATCAGGCGATGCACACTTTATCCCTTACTCCGCCTGACGATACTTGGTACATGGATTCGGGAGCAACTTCACACATGACACCCAACTCAGGTAGTCTCTcgccttattctaatttaaattgtgttaaaaatatcattgttgggagtggacaggaaatcccgattcgcggtattggtaaaactaacttaaaaccacccttaccacccttacttctgaacaatgttctacatgctcccaaactcattaaaaatcttatatctattcgtcggtttactcgtgataacaacgtctctgtagaatttgactcacttggtttttctgtaaaggatttccagacggggaaggttatcatgaggaacaatagctcgggggatctctacccactctctctgtcgagccaaagccaaaaacccccaactaattcttcgtttactgcaatttcgtcaaatttatggcataatagattaggacaccccggtgtcgatattttgcattctctcaataaatcaaattctatttcttgtaagcccgttttagggtctaaactctgtgagtcttgcatctttggtaaacaagttaagttaccatttaccaattctgtctcttatactacttccccattcgatattattcatagtgatttgtggacgtcgcctgtgctaagtacaaatggacataaatactatattctgtttcttgatgattacacaaatttcctttggacttttccaattggaaacaaatcccaagtattctccgtcttctctacacttcaaaatcaaattcaaacacaatttcaaaagcccattaaaacaatccaatgtgacaacggaactgaatataacaacagtcaatttcgtacattttgtgacaaaaatggtctacaatttcgcctctcttgcccctatacttctcctcaaaatggtaaagcagaaagaaaaatacgcaccataaataacatgattcgaacattgcttactcatgcttctctcccgttaaatttttggcatcacgccctcgaaatgaccacttatctcctaaatattcttccaaataaacaaattcgaaatttctcacccactcaacttctatataaccgaactccttcttactctcacctaaaaattttcggttgtctttgctatcctcttcttcctccaaccactattcacaaacttcataaacgctctaccccttgtgtctttttaggatacccctctaatcatcgcggctacaaatgctacgacccagcctcaaaaagatttatcatctctcgtcacgtcatttttgacgaaacaaaatttcccttttctcttgtccaaaacccaaactcaactcacccatctcaatccgaaccaataaccatcccaatacacatccaaaccccgcccatcaccgagtccatttccccaccaaacaacactccattaccgagcccattatcaactcaacacactccaccaaacccaccatcacccatcaccacttcaccaggcccaaacccaaacacgaccagcccgtccacaagaccaaaccgtccaaatcattcaccaaccatcatcaatccaacacggacaatacgaacccgcgcaatggatgggattgtctgtccaaaacgcattttcaatctaaacacactcacatctccatcgcctattcccaaaaacccaaagttagctttatcagacccgaattggaaagccgccatggacgatgagtttaacgctttaattagtaataagacttgggacttggttccgcgtcctcagggtgttgatattatacgatgcatgtggatttttaagcataaaactaactctgacggctcttttgagaggcataaagcccgtcttgttggtgatggcaggtctcagcagattggaatcaattgtgaagaaacttttagtcctgttgtcaaaccagccaccatacgaactgttctgagcattgctttatcgaagtcttggtccattcaccaaatggacgtcaagaatgcatttttacatggtaatctcaacgaaacagtttacatgcatcagcctttcggttttagagacaaaatctttcccgaccatgtttgtttattgcgcaaatctttatacggcttaaaacaagctcctcgtgcttggtatcaaaggtttgcagattttgtctctacaatcggttttacacacagcacgactgatcattcgctttttatctatcaacatgggtccgaaattgcctatctactcttgtatgttgatgacattatcattacggcttcgtctgatcagttacgtcagactctcatgaaaagcttaggcgcagaatttgctatgaaggatttaggtaaattaagctatttcttgggagttgctgtatcgtatactaaggatggactttgtcttagtcagaagaaatatgctgaagaaattattgatcgtGCTGGAATGTCTACTTGCAAATCAACACAAACGCCGGTCGATACAAATGGCAAACTTGGAAAATCAACTAGTCCACCAGTCTCTGACCCCACTCATTACAGAAGTTTAGCCGGAGCACTACAGTATCTTACTTTCACACGTCCTGATATTTCATATGCAGTCCAGCAAATTTGCCTCCACATGCATGATCTGAAAGAggctcacttggctgccttacacagaatcattcgatacttacagggtacaaagcactatggccttcatctttacaaatcctcactgtctacactcgtttcatatactgatgcagactggggaggatgtccagatacccgtcgctctacatctggctattgcgtcttcctaggcgataatcttctgtcttggtcgtcaaaacggcaatccacactttctcgttctagtgctgaagctgaatataga is drawn from Impatiens glandulifera chromosome 3, dImpGla2.1, whole genome shotgun sequence and contains these coding sequences:
- the LOC124930989 gene encoding methyl-CpG-binding domain-containing protein 11-like isoform X2 translates to MATSLEKETLSTAAAEDEVVSLELPAPSGWKKKYTPKMGGTPNKNEIVFTAPTGEDISNRRQLEQYLKGHPGGPAITEFDWGTGETPRRSARISDRVKAKALPHEFESPMKRKRTPTSRKEKEKKVPTEETEEGAKEDGDEETKNDTVMEDEDEKKESVEDTTVEKKEDNPDVEMVDLVEEVDQTPSEAEEKIESEEPPKKSEPVKEEEDKKPEIEVDEIKQTSENVLAGEAASNGKEDEKADEKINTVEEEKKIADEQIDTVEEGKIADEQIDTVKEEKVADEQIDTVEEEKIADEQIDTVEEEKIADEQIDTVEEEKSKITDDQIHTVEEEEEEEKGKIGDGQISTVEAKEEEKSKIGDEKISAVEEKEEKAAEAVENGSHE
- the LOC124929855 gene encoding putative methyltransferase DDB_G0268948, which translates into the protein MAGLFDKQAEIYADARPTYPKEWYSMLAGLTSSHTLAWDVATGNGQAAIGVAEYYEHVVATEVSKEQLNHVKPHPRIRYEHTPLSLNDDDLVKLVGGEGTVDLITVATAIHWFDLSRFYSVVNRLLRTPGGVLAVWTYSGFEVFPLFDVVFKRFSDTTLPYFDPKVKYVLEEYRTLPFPFERLDLGFEGNPKPMDMKREVSFAGFLRFLRSYSGVTTAKERGVDLLSKEVVGELESAWGGPSLIRKVVYKGWMLIGRVKK
- the LOC124930989 gene encoding methyl-CpG-binding domain-containing protein 11-like isoform X1, translating into MVSISCFVKMATSLEKETLSTAAAEDEVVSLELPAPSGWKKKYTPKMGGTPNKNEIVFTAPTGEDISNRRQLEQYLKGHPGGPAITEFDWGTGETPRRSARISDRVKAKALPHEFESPMKRKRTPTSRKEKEKKVPTEETEEGAKEDGDEETKNDTVMEDEDEKKESVEDTTVEKKEDNPDVEMVDLVEEVDQTPSEAEEKIESEEPPKKSEPVKEEEDKKPEIEVDEIKQTSENVLAGEAASNGKEDEKADEKINTVEEEKKIADEQIDTVEEGKIADEQIDTVKEEKVADEQIDTVEEEKIADEQIDTVEEEKIADEQIDTVEEEKSKITDDQIHTVEEEEEEEKGKIGDGQISTVEAKEEEKSKIGDEKISAVEEKEEKAAEAVENGSHE